The following proteins are encoded in a genomic region of Hydra vulgaris chromosome 05, alternate assembly HydraT2T_AEP:
- the LOC136080114 gene encoding histone-lysine N-methyltransferase SETMAR-like, with product MQIDKVGIRLLIETCRRNQKSPPDAHKFITSAWGEDATSIQTVYKYYQRLIGDLRISFDGKAYVEVLPNGQSVNSEVYMLFLSNMHSNFVNRGLKNVTWNTMLLQDDNVRPHVSAAVKDFLAEKKVTSIIQPPYSPDFNLLDRHAFSSFEFYRKDLDFQTKEEVQEAMETNLRSHSHDHMQRQLEKLKTDLNEIILKQGAYL from the exons ATGCAAATTGACAAAGTTGGTATTAGATTGTTAATTGAGACTTGTCGTCGTAATCAGAAGTCTCCACCTGATGCTCACAAATTCATAACTAGTGCCTGGGGTGAGGATGCAACTTCCATTCAAACAGTATACAAGTACTACCAAAG ATTGATAGGCGATTTGCGTATCTCATTTGATGGCAAGGCCTATGTTGAGGTACTTCCAAATGGACAATCGGTCAATTCAGAAGTGTACATGCTTTTCCTATCAAATATGCATTCTAATTTTGTCAACAGAGGCTTGAAAAACGTAACATGGAACACAATGCTCCTTCAGGACGATAATGTCAGGCCACATGTGTCTGCTGCAGTTAAAGACTTTCTTGCTGAGAAAAAAGTCACCAGTATCATTCAACCTCCATATAGCCCCGACTTTAACTTGTTGGACAGACATGCTTTCTCTTCATTTGAATTTTATCGCAAGGATTTGGATTTTCAGACAAAGGAAGAGGTTCAAGAAGCCATGGAGACAAACTTAAGGTCACATTCACATGATCATATGCAACGGCAACTGGAAAAACTGAAAACAGATTTAAATGAGATTATTTTGAAGCAAGGTGCCTACTTATGA